A region from the Hippopotamus amphibius kiboko isolate mHipAmp2 chromosome 15, mHipAmp2.hap2, whole genome shotgun sequence genome encodes:
- the LOC130836830 gene encoding olfactory receptor 7A10-like gives MELGNNTQISEFILLGFSEKPGLQSLMFGLFLSMYLITVFGNLLIILAVSSDSHLHTPMYFFLSNLSFVDICFTSTTIPKMLWNIQTQSKGITYEGCITQMYFYILFAVVDDFLLTVMAYDRFVAICHPLHYTIIMNPQLCRLLVLVSWIMSVLNSLFQSLMVLDLPFCEDLEIPQFFCELNQVVQLACSDAFLNKMMIYFTSLLLAGGPLTGILYSYSKIVSSIHRIASAQGKYKAFSTCASHLSVISLFYCTCLGVSLSPSLTHSSSTNAVASVMYTVVTPMLNPFIYSLRNKDIKRALKAFFGTAAINGILVLSLKMCP, from the coding sequence ATGGAACTGGGGAATAATAcacaaatttcagaatttattCTTCTGGGATTCTCAGAGAAACCAGGACTGCAATCCCTCATGTTTGgacttttcctctccatgtacctgatcactgtgtttggaaacctgctcatcatcctggctgtaAGCTCAGACTCCcatctccacacacccatgtacttcttcctctccaacctgtcctttgtagacatctgtttcacctccaccaccatcccaaagatgctgtggaACATCCAGACACAGAGCAAAGGTATAACCTATGAAGGCTGCATCACCcagatgtatttttatatactctttGCAGTAGTCGATGACTTCCTCCTgacagtgatggcctatgaccggtttgtggccatctgccaccccctgcactacacTATCATCATGAACCCCCAACTCTGTAGACTGCTGGTTCTGGTGTCCTGGATCATGAGTGTCCTGAATTCCTTGTTTCAGAGTTTAATGGTGTTGGATCTGCCCTTCTGTGAAGACTTAGAAATCCcccaatttttctgtgaactcaaTCAGGTGGTCCAACTTGCGTGTTCTGATGCCTTTCTTAACAAAATGATGATATATTTTACATCCCTGCTTCTGGCTGGTGGTCCCCTCACTGGGATCCTTTATTCTTACTCTAAGATAGTTTCCTCCATACATAGAATTGCATCAGCTCAggggaagtataaagcattttccacctgtgcatctcacctctcagttatctccttattttattgtacGTGCTTAGGAGTGTCCCTTAGCCCTTCTCTTACCCACAGCTCAAGCACAAATGCAGTTGCCTCGGTGATGTACACCGTGGTCACACctatgctgaaccccttcatctacagtctgaggaataAAGACATCAAGAGGGCTCTGAAAGCATTCTTTGGGACAGCAGCTATAAATGGGATACTTGTCCTGAGTCTGAAGATGTGCCCTTAA